CCTGGAACAGCAGGTGGTTGCCCTTGGCCGAGAAATGGCGCGTGATATGCTCTGCGTGACGGTGGTAGTTGTCCAGGAAATGCAGGAGGAAATTCCCGCTGAACGCCTCGGCGGGCAGGAAATAGAGAAACTGGTGAATCTGGAACTCCAGCCGGTCGCTCACCTCCAGGGGGCGCCACGCGAAATAGACGTTTTCGGCCTGCGTCCAGTTCCCGGCCTTTCCCTCGTCATACGCCGTGAGGGGATTCTTGCGCATCCAGTCGAGGTATTCGGCGCACCACTCCGCGGCGTAACGTTCGTCGCCCGAGAGGCGGTAGGCCTTGCCCATCGGCACCCACCATTTCATGCGGTGCAGCTGCCATCGCAGTTCGTTGTCCTTCACGGGCCAGTACTCCCAGTCGATGTCGTCGCCGTAGAAATAGGAGGGCTGGTAGCCTTTGTGGACGAAGAAGCGGTGGTGCATCGCCTCGTCGGCCCAGCGCTGTTCGTCGGGGGTGATCGTGATGTCGGCGAGGTTCGCCTCGGGGCAGACGACGCCCGTGCGGCGGCGGTAGTAGTCGAGCAGGGCTTCGGCGGCGGCCGTGTCGTCGCCCGCGGCGTGCAGTGCGGCGACGCGCTCCAGTCCGGGACGGGCGAGGTCCAGCAGTGAGAAGACCGTGGTGTCGGTCTGCGCCCGCAGCGGGGAGGGCCCGGCGGCGAGCAAAAGCGCGATAAGCAGTTTTATAGGTTTCATCATTACAAAGGTACGACAAAGCGCGGGGACCTTTTATTAATAATGACCAATCCTTTCCGGAATTTCTGCAAAGGGGTTTCAGTTTTGTGCAGTCCGATGCCGGATTTGTCGAATGACGGCTTCCGAAGGGTCTTCCGGCGGGGTTTTAGGACAAATTTGGGGTCCGATTCTACAAAATCGAAAGGCTTTTGCACACGATTTGCGTTTTTGGGGACAATCTCCGGGGCTTTCGCTGTAGGTTT
This Alistipes shahii WAL 8301 DNA region includes the following protein-coding sequences:
- a CDS encoding heparinase II/III family protein, translated to MKPIKLLIALLLAAGPSPLRAQTDTTVFSLLDLARPGLERVAALHAAGDDTAAAEALLDYYRRRTGVVCPEANLADITITPDEQRWADEAMHHRFFVHKGYQPSYFYGDDIDWEYWPVKDNELRWQLHRMKWWVPMGKAYRLSGDERYAAEWCAEYLDWMRKNPLTAYDEGKAGNWTQAENVYFAWRPLEVSDRLEFQIHQFLYFLPAEAFSGNFLLHFLDNYHRHAEHITRHFSAKGNHLLFQAQRLIFAGVFFPEFRDAARWRETGVGILNREIGEQVYDDGMQYELDLHYHHESIDIFFKALRMMDANGHRGEFPAAYLATVERMIDAYIDCSFPDYTTPLFSDNRFRERQAVRTYEQRTTIRYQVSEISAFYPDCW